The DNA segment ttaacaaatctactggagtttttttgaggatgtaactagtagaatagataggggggaaccagtggatgtggtgtatttggattttcagaaggcttttgataaggtcccacacaagaggttagtgtgcaaaattaaagcacatgggattggggggaatatactggcatggattgagaattggttaacagacaggaaacagagagtaggaataaacgggtctttttcggggtggcaggcagtgactagtggggtaccacagggatcagtgcttgggcccaggctattcacaatatatatcaatgatttggatgagggaactaaatgtaacatttccaagtttgcagatgacacaaagctggggtggaatgtgagctgtgaggaggatgcaaagaggctccaatgtgatttagacaagttgggtgagtgggcaagaacatggcagatgcagtataacgtggataaatgtgaggttatccactttggttgtagaaacagaaagacagattattatctgaatggtgatagattgggaaaaggggaggtgcaacaagacctgggtgttcttgtacaccagtcgctgaaagcgagcattcaggtgcagcaagcagttaggaaggcgaatggtaaattggcgttcattgcaagaggatttgagtacaggagcagggatgtcttactgcagttatacagggccttggtgagaccacatctggagtattgtgtgcagttttggtgtccttatctgagggaggatgtccttgccatggagggagtgcaatgaaggtttaccagactgattcttgggatggcaggactgacgtatgaggagagattgggtcgactaggcctatattcactagagtttagacgaacgagaggtgatctcatcgaaacataaaattctaacaggactggacagactagatgcagggaggatgttcccgatggctggggagtccagaaccaggggtcacagtctcaggatacggggtatgccaattagaaccgagatgaggagaaatttcttcactcagagggtggtgaacctgtggaattctctaccacagaaggcagtggaggccaagtcattagatgtattcaagaaggagatagatatatttcttaatgctaaagggatcaagggatctggggaaaaagcgggaacagggtactgagttagacgatcaaccatgatcattttgaatggcggagcaggcccgaagggccgaatggcctactcttgctcctattttctatgtttcctgcTGCCCTTCTTTCTAAGTTAAGCATTCTGAAAACCTCATTTTAATGCAGGTCCCTTGACTTTGACGTCACTTTTGGATTGACCGCCAGATGTTGGCTGCCCAGATGTTGGTCCAAATTGTTAAAATTGACAGGAATGTTGTCTGCATGATGTGACCATTGTTCTTTCAAAGAATATTaaggttttcaagattatgaatacGCCTGACAAAGTCAATCCAGATGAAagaatcaagaaccagaggtcagaaTTAAGAAGGAGGGAGATCAAAACTTTTTCATCCAAATCCTGGGAAGGCCATTGAAGGCCAAATAGGGTCAAGAGACAATTTAACGTGTTTCTGAAGAGAGaaaagattgagggatatggtggggactggggttcatttctggagggatagaattgaaaagcagagaagttatgttaaacttgcatcgaaccttggttggaccacacttggagtacagtgcacagttctggtctccatattataaaagggatatagaggcactggagaaggtgcagaagagatttactaggatgatgccagaactgggaggttacacctgtcaggaaagattgaacaggctggggctcttttctctagaaaagagaaggctgaggggtgacctgatagaggtctttaagattatgaaagggtttgatagggtagacgtagagaagatgtttccacttgtgggggagaccaaaactcggggccataaatgttagatagtcactaataaatccaatagggaattcaggagaaacttctttacccagagagtggtgagaatgtggaactcgctcccacaaggagtagttgaggcaaattgcatagatggatttaacaggaagctggataaacacatgagggagaaaggaatagaaggatatgctgatagggtgagatgaagtagggagggaggaggctcgtgtggagcataaacaccagcatggaccagttgggccgaatggcctgtttctttagcTGTAATGTAATCCTGTCCTTATTTTTACATGAGttgtcagtgggcagcactctcgcttctgtgtcagtagattgtgggttcaagtcttactccagagacttggtcacataatacaggctgacacttcagtgcagtactgtgggagcactgcactgtcagatgtgccgtctttcagatgagacgttaaaccaagaccccttttgtcctcttgggtggatgtgaaagatcccatggcactatttcaaagaagagcagagaagttctccccaatttccctggtgtcctaaccaacatcgctaaaacagattatttggttatttatctcattgctgtttgtgggatcttgctgtgcacaacattacaacagtggctacacttcaaaagtacttcattacctgtgcatctacaggatgcactgcagcaactcgccaaggcttcttcgacagcacctcccaaacccgcgacctctaccacctagaaggacaaggggcagcaggcacatgggaacaacaccacctgcacgttcccctccaagtcacacaccatcccgacttggaaatatatcgccgttccttcatcgtcgctgggtcaaaatcctggaactccctccctaacagcactgtgggagaaccttcaccacacggactgcagcagttcaagaaggcggctcaccaccaccttctcaaggggcaattagggatgggcaataaatgccggcctcgccagcgacgcccacatcccatgaacgaataaagaaaaagcaatttgggatgtcccgaggtcatgaaagacgctgtataaatgcatgatTCTTTCCATCAATAATGCTTTGAGTTGATATTATTTATGGTCAAAAGGCAAAACTAACGGGCAATTTGTGAGGTAGAGTCGGTTGGAGCATAGATTTCTCTGCAATACTATTTTTATAAATTATTGTATTTTCTGGTCGGCTGTTTCGAATGAAGCAGACACCCTTGGAGGCACTGTGAGATGCACAACTGAGGCGCTACAGTATCACCGCTGGTCGGTGGCTGGAATCACAGCGTGACaaatttcccattataaatggagaccataggaatttataatgggaaaagttgacaggaagtgcatgccgattatagaatcatagaattttacagcacaggaggaggccatttggcccatcgtgcctgtgctggctctttgaaagagctatccaatcagtcccactcccccctgctctttccccacagccctgtaaatttttcaagtatttatccaattccccttttgaaagttcttattgaatctgcttccaccgccctttcaggcagcgcgttccagatcagaacaactcgctgcgttaaaaaaaaaattctcatctcccctctggttcttttgccgattatcttaaatctctcctccccacggcagcttcccgtgcgagcgcaggagatgcaacacctgccctttcacctcctcccttcccaccgtccagggccccaaacactccttccaggtgaaacagcggtttacatGTACTTTGTTCAATTTAGCATACTGTATCCACCGCACAcattgtggtctcctctacactggggagaccaaacgcagactgggtgatcgctttgctgaacgccTCCGCGGgcatttgaggagaggttgagtagattgggactctactcattggagttcagaagaatgagaggcgatcttattgaaacatataagattgtgaaggggcttgatcgggtggatgcggtcaggatgtccccaaggatgggtgaaactagaactagggggcataatcttagaataaggggctgctctttcaaaactgagatgaggagaaacttcttcactcagagggtagtaggtctgtggaatttgctgccccaggaagctgtggaagctacatcattaattctgctgctgatggcccacagcagcagcagaattgatgatgtagcttccacagcagaattgtattccagcacaatctgtaacctcatggcccggcatattcctcactctaccattaccaacaagccaggggatcaaccctggttcaatgaggagtgtagaagagcatgccaggagcagcaccaggcgtacctaaaaatgaggtgccaacctggtgaagctacaactcaggactacatgcatgctaaacagcggaagcaacatgctatagacagagctaagcgattccacaaccaacggatcagatcaaagctctgcagtcctgccacatccagtcgtgaatggtggtggacaattaaacaactaacgggaggaggaggctctgcaaacatccccattctcaatgatggcggagtccagcacgtgagtgcaaaagacaaggctgaagcgtttgcaaccatcttcagccagaagtgccgagtggataatccatctcagcctcctcccgatatccccgccatcacggaagccagtcttcggccaattcgattcactccacgtgatatcaagaaacggctgagtgcactggatacagaaaaggctatgggccctgacaacatcccagctgtagtgctgaagacttgtgctccagaactagctgcgcctctagccaagctgttccagtacagctacaacactggcatccacccgacaatgtggaaaattgcccaggtatgtcctgtccacaaaaagcaggacaaatccaatccggccaattaccgccccatcagtctactctcaatcgtcagcaaagtgatggaaggtgtcgtcgacagtgctatcaagcggcacttactcaccaataacctgctcaccgatgctcagtttgggttccgccaggaccactcggctccagacgtcattacggccttggtccaaacatggacaaaagagctgaattccagaggtgaggtgagagtgactgcccttgacatcaaggcagcatttgaccgagtgtggcaccaaggagcccaagtaaaattgaagtcaatgggaatcagggggaaaactctccagtggctggagtcatacctagcacaaaggaagatggtagtggttgttggaggccaatcatctcagccccagggcattgctgcagcagttcctcagggcagtgtcctaggcccaaccatcttcagctgcttcatcaatgaccttccctccatcataaggtcagaaatggggatgttcgctgatgactgcacagtgttcagttccattcgcaacccctcagataatgaagcagtccgagcctgcatgcagcaagacctggacaacatccaggcttgggctcataagtggcaagtaacattcgtgccagataagtgccaggcaatgaccatctccaacaagagagagtctaaccacctccccttgacattcaacggcattaccatcgccgaatcccccaccatcaacatcctgggggtcaccattgaccagaaatttaactggaccagccatataaatactgtggctacgagagcaggtcagaggctgggtattctgcggcgagtgactcacctcctgactccccaaagcctttccaccatctacaaggcacaagtcaggagtgtgatggaatactctccacttgcctggatgagtgcagctccaacaacactcaagaagctcgacaccatccaagataaagcagcccgcttgattggcaccccatccaccaccctaaacattcactcccttcaccaccggcgcactgtggctgcagtgtgtatcatccacaggatgcactgcagcaactcgccaaggcttcttcgacagcacctcccaaacccgcgacctctaccacctagaaggacaagggcagcaggcgcatgggaacaacaccacctgcacgttcccctccaagtcacacaccatcccgacttggaaatatatcggccgttccttcatcgtcgctgggtcaaaatcctggaactcccttcctaacagcactgtgggagaaccttcaccacacggactgcagcggttcaagaaggcggctcaccaccaccttctcgagggcaattagggatgggcaataaatgtcggccttgccagcgacgcccacatcccgtgaacgaataaaaaaaaaaaaaatttaaatcagatatagacagtttcctagaagtaaagggaattaggggttacggggagcgggcaggaaattggacatgaatttagatttgaggttaggatcagatcagccatgatcttattgaatggcggagcaggctcgaggggccgattggcccactcctgctcctatttcttatgttcttatgctctgtccgcaagcatggCCACGACCTGCCGGTcacctgccattttaattcctcttcccgctccctctctgtcctcggcctcttcctctgttccaatgcagctcaacggaagcttgaggaacagcccctcatctttcgattgggcactttacaaccttccggactcgacattggtttcaataacttcagatcatacccaccactcccatttttacggacagcaagtgctggtaatggttctgctgctgccattcacGGCTACTCTAggccgatcttttgtttcttaacccgtCCCATTGGCACCCTccgtgcctcgcaccatcatcccttttgtcatttaatcactcgtgtcctctaccctatcacagatggggagtccagaaccaggggtcacagtctcaggatacagggtatgccatttagtaccgagatgaggagaaatttcttcactcagagggtggtgaacctgtggaattctctaccacagaaggcagtggagggcaagtcattagatgtattcaagaaggagatagatatatttcttaatgctaaagggaacaagggatatggggaacggggtactgagttagacgatcagccatgatcattttgaacggcggagcaggcccgaagggccgaatggcctactcttgctcctatttgctatgtttctatgtttcccctttgttctttcctcccctccctcccccaacccgttccgtggctctgtacttgcttaaaaactttaactctttaacatctttccagttctgacgaaaggtcttcgacctgaaacgttaactctgtttctttctccacagatgctacctgatttgctgggcttctccagcattttctggttttattatcttaaatctgtgtcctctggtcaccgaccctcctggaaacagtttctccccatctactctatcaaaacccctcattactttgaacacctctattaaatctccccttgaccttttcTGCTCTGAGATGTGAGATCTTTAATATAGATGGAGGGCAAGACGGGACTCATGTGCGGTAAGATAGTTCTTGTATGCTTTCTAATGTTGAAAGTATTGCTGCTTCCTTCAGGGTGAGAGAGCTGGAACTTCAGAAGGTTCtgaaggaagaggcggaggagaaaGCTGCCGATGCAAAGCAAAGAGCAGAGGAAGCAATGGTCAAGGCAAAGGAGGCCATCAGAGCCAGAGCCAGCGAAGACGGGAAGGTGCAAAAGGCGATGGAAGACACGGCTGTGGCTGAGGAAGAAGTGACCAGGGTCAAAAAAGCTGCCATGGGAAGGGAAGAAAAGTTACTGGAGTCCAACAGAAAACTGGCCGAGGTGGAAGGAAAATTATCCTCATTGGAGCTTGAGTTGCTCGAGGCCCGGCAGAAAGTGAGAGAGGCCGATGAAAGGACGAGCAATGCCGAGGAAACGATGGCGGCCACCTTGGAGATGGCCGAGGCCAGAGCGAAGGCCTTTGAGGAGAAGGCCAGCGAGGCGGAGAAGAGGGTCGCCAAGACTCTGCAGGCGGCGGCCTCTGCTGAAGAGAAGGCGGCGACGAcggcagcagcagcagaagagaAAGCCGCGCGGTCCCAGGCAGAGGCGGAAAGGGTCGAAGAGGAGATTGAGAAGGCGAGGGAGCAAGCTGAGGAGACGCTGCTGGAGTCCGCCAAGAAGGTGTCCGCGATGGAAGACAGCGTGGCCGAGATGACACAGATGATGACTGCGGCACAACAGAAGGCCTTTTCAGCTCAAAGTAGAGCCGCGCTGGCAGAAGAAAGGCTATTGGCCGCCTTGGCCAGAGCCAAGAGGGCTGAGAACAAAACGAAGACTGCGgcaatggttagtaagtttgcagatgacaccaagattggtggcattgtggacagtgaagaaggttatctaggattgcgacgggatcttgataaattgggccagtgggccgatgaatggcagatggagtttaatttagataaatgtgaggtgatgtattttggtagatcgaatcgggccaggacctactccgttaatggtcgggcgttggggagagttatagaacaaagagatctaggagtacaggttcatagctccttgaaagtggagtcacaggtggatagggtggtgaagaaggcattcggcatgcttggtttcattggtcagaacattgaatgcaggagttgggatgtcttgttgaagttgtacagggcattggtgaggccacacttggaatactgtgtacagttctggtcaccctattatagaaaggatattattaaactagaaagagtgcagaaaagatttactaggatgctaccgggacttgatggtttgacttatagggagaggttagatagactgggacttttttccctggagagtaggaggtttaggggtgatcttatagaagactataagataatgaggggcatagataaggtagatagtcaaaatcttttcccaaaggtaggggagtctataacgaggggccatagatttaaggtgagaggggagagatacaaaagggtccagaggggcaattttttcactcaaagggtggtgagtgtctggaacgagctgcctgaggcagtagtagaggcgggtacaattttgtcttttaaaaagcatttggacagttacatgggtaagatgggtatagagggatatgggccaag comes from the Heptranchias perlo isolate sHepPer1 chromosome 12, sHepPer1.hap1, whole genome shotgun sequence genome and includes:
- the LOC137327763 gene encoding golgin subfamily A member 6-like protein 22, coding for MVKAKEAIRARASEDGKVQKAMEDTAVAEEEVTRVKKAAMGREEKLLESNRKLAEVEGKLSSLELELLEARQKVREADERTSNAEETMAATLEMAEARAKAFEEKASEAEKRVAKTLQAAASAEEKAATTAAAAEEKAARSQAEAERVEEEIEKAREQAEETLLESAKKVSAMEDSVAEMTQMMTAAQQKAFSAQSRAALAEERLLAALARAKRAENKTKTAAMQAEENVSLRALRYKVVKFIKKSYLHLCI